From Triticum urartu cultivar G1812 chromosome 2, Tu2.1, whole genome shotgun sequence, a single genomic window includes:
- the LOC125541500 gene encoding cyclin-K-like isoform X2, protein MAPPPPPRRRMPPSSPAKPDDASLPHVAGRRLLSLPRRTLPPSQIPPPPATQPAPWMSPCTRFMSCFLSTAAYMQFNAATIGCSISPSWTRPSTSWLPLIPVWPGRLGLPPLRSAVQPGGPRPFTVAAPRPTVLSHLPPHLGLPYASPTPAGKYGGLLMRTSIPLLHPQPLLLYILDQLLELAHANSIIRA, encoded by the exons ATGgctcctcccccccccccgcgccgCCGGATGCCGCCTTCCTCCCCCGCAAAGCCGGATGACGCCTCCCTTCCCCATGTCGCCGGTCGCCGTCTCCTTTCCTTGCCCCGCCGGACGCTGCCTCCTTCCCagatcccgccgccgcccgcaacACAACCGGCACCATGGATGTCGCCCTGCACCAGATTCATGAGCTGCTTTCTCTCCACCGCCGCGTACATGCAGTTCAATGCTGCAACCATAGGCTGTTCAATCTCTCCATCGTGGACACGCCCCTCCACCTCCTGGTTGCCACTCATCCCTGTGTGGCCAGGCCGTTTGGGTTTGCCGCCGCTGCGATCAGCAGTCCAACCCGGCGGCCCCCGGCCGTTCACCGTCGCAGCTCCTAGGCCGACTGTGTTGAGCCACCTTCCGCCGCACCTTGGGCTCCCCTATGCGTCCCCTACCCCAGCAG GAAAATATGGCGGCcttctgatgaggacatcaataccattgttacacccacaacccctgctgctatacatactagaccaattactagagctcgcgcacgccaattcaattatcag ggcctag
- the LOC125541500 gene encoding cyclin-K-like isoform X1 — translation MAPPPPPRRRMPPSSPAKPDDASLPHVAGRRLLSLPRRTLPPSQIPPPPATQPAPWMSPCTRFMSCFLSTAAYMQFNAATIGCSISPSWTRPSTSWLPLIPVWPGRLGLPPLRSAVQPGGPRPFTVAAPRPTVLSHLPPHLGLPYASPTPAGKYGGLLMRTSIPLLHPQPLLLYILDQLLELAHANSIIRYFRFLVTIIMFMRI, via the exons ATGgctcctcccccccccccgcgccgCCGGATGCCGCCTTCCTCCCCCGCAAAGCCGGATGACGCCTCCCTTCCCCATGTCGCCGGTCGCCGTCTCCTTTCCTTGCCCCGCCGGACGCTGCCTCCTTCCCagatcccgccgccgcccgcaacACAACCGGCACCATGGATGTCGCCCTGCACCAGATTCATGAGCTGCTTTCTCTCCACCGCCGCGTACATGCAGTTCAATGCTGCAACCATAGGCTGTTCAATCTCTCCATCGTGGACACGCCCCTCCACCTCCTGGTTGCCACTCATCCCTGTGTGGCCAGGCCGTTTGGGTTTGCCGCCGCTGCGATCAGCAGTCCAACCCGGCGGCCCCCGGCCGTTCACCGTCGCAGCTCCTAGGCCGACTGTGTTGAGCCACCTTCCGCCGCACCTTGGGCTCCCCTATGCGTCCCCTACCCCAGCAG GAAAATATGGCGGCcttctgatgaggacatcaataccattgttacacccacaacccctgctgctatacatactagaccaattactagagctcgcgcacgccaattcaattatcaggtactttcgtttcttggtaacgattataatgttcatgagaatatga